The DNA segment TTACCCATAACCGAGTAAGAACCATAATCTTGTGTAGTTTTTTTGTATTATGGATGTTACTTATAATCCGTTGTTTCATAGACATAGAATCGGTAGAATTATAAATAATAAAGGAGGTGCCTAAATGATTCAAATGGATTTTGGAAAAACAATAAAACTGATTCGAGAGGGTATAGGTTTGAGTCAGGAAAAATTTGCACTCTCTATTGGAATGGATAGAACATATTATGCTTCCGTAGAGGCCGGAAAAAGAAATATTTCTTTACAAAACATTTCTAAAATCGCAAATGGTTTCAATCTTTCACTAAGTGAGTTATTTACTGCAATGGAAGAATTGGAAGAAAGGAAGAAAAATTTAAATGGATGATTATAGTTATGAAATTCAGCAATTTAAAAATGGAATTTTTGATTTAAGAACTCGTAGATTTGGTACAGTAGCAGAAATCATGATTAAAAAATTATATGGAATGGATGATTCTGGGACATTAGCATTCGATAAAAGAGATATGAATACGAATGACCGCGTGGAGATAAAATTTTCTACCGCATTAAAGAAAAATGAAGAGGCTATCAATGATCGTAACGTATTGCGGCAAGTCATGAATGCAGACTATAAGACAAGAGCTATTTCTTCACATGAAGCTGACATTTATGACTTTGATTCAAATATACAACAAATTAAAGGAAAGGAGTTTGACATTTTATATTACGGATTATTCTTTTCAGATCGAATAGAAATATATAAAGTTACACGTTCTGAAGTGTTGAATTTTGAAAACTACTCAAATAAACAACATCGTGGAAATGTTGGCGAAGGACAGTTTCACTTAAACAGAAGAAATATTCAATTACATAGAAAGTGTTTTTTAGATCAGATATTAAGTTATACGGAATTATATAGGATACTTCAAGAGGAGAATTGGTAATATGAAACAATTACAGCATGAATTAGATATGTTATTATCTCAAACTGATGCAGACGAAAGAATAATAGAAGCATTGAAAAATGAGAAAGCTGTTTTCCCGTTTAGTATCGAGGGACGTATATTAGCATATTTAATATCTATGAGAACTATTAGTTATGATAAATATATAGAATTGCAAAATGCATATACAAAGCGAAACCAGTATCTGGATCTATTTGATATGGCTCCGCGTACATTTGGAGAAACTTGGGGAGAAAAACATATTTTGAATCTTTTTCCAGCATTAAAAAAAGCCACGAAAGAAAACATTTCTTCAATGTATCCCAGATTTGATGGAGAATTTGATTTATGGCTAGACGGAATTCGCATAGAGGTAAAAGCGTGTCGTGCGAACAACACAAGTACAAGAGGTAGCCTTGCAAGCAGAGCATATCTACACTCTGAAGCAAAAAAGAGCTCATTCAAATATCATTACCAGCAGTTGAAACTTTCTTGTTGCGATGTATTTATATGGATTGGTGTGTGCAGAGATGATTTAATTTATTGGGTATTAACTGATAAAGAACTACTACAAACAGGAAAACTGGGCCCTCAACATAGAAACGAAAATACAGGTATAGCAGGAGCAGAAGTATTTGAAGGACAGGTGTTTATGACAGAGGAGGAACTTGCTCCATTTTGCGTTGCTGAAAATGAAGTTATGAATGCTGTAAAGAGAAAAGGTTTTAATAACATATTGCAATGATAGTTGATTTTGTTTCATATGTTTATTCGAGAAATTTATTGTCTCCATCTACAGCTTGCCTAATAACTCTCTGGTCTCTAGCTGTTAATTGAAATAATTCACATATAAGTAAATCGAGCTCATCATATTTAGCATATAGTTGTTCGCTGCTTAAGCCGCCAATGAGTAAATCCGTTACAGCGATTATTTTATCCTGTGTTTGCTCATCAACAAAAGGAATGGGTATACTTTCGATATGAGAACGGAGTACTTTAACTGAGTTGAATTCCTTTTTGAAAATAAACTGGGCTACTCTTGAATTAAGAATGGCTAGAACATATTTCATTTTTATTTGAGCAAATCTTGGAATGACTATGTTACAGCTATTTAAGGAAAGTGTTTGTAGGTTATCATATGCAAATACAAGTTGGTTACTAATAAAACGATATAGTAATTTTTCTGGAGCACGGTACATTTCGATAGGTGCAATTTGCTGAAAATTTTCTGGTTTGAAAACAATATAATTTGATGTTTTATTGATATGATATTTACTTATATCTGCACCTTTCAAAATCATTTCATTCTCATTTGTTTTAATTTCAGAAATATATTTTTTATTATTACCAGTTACAATTCCAAGCGCAAAATCTGAATTGTCTTTTAAATAACAAACAGAATTCACATCACGCACTTTCTGAAGAATTTCATATTCTTCATCTGAAGCTATAAATCTAAAATAGTCTGGAGTAATTGTTCTCTCCGTTTTGATTGTAAATGTTAAATTTTTGTTACTAACAATCATTCCAATAGTAGTTAGTGGCATATTTTGATATTGTAAATCCATTATAATGCATGGACATTGCACTCCATAAAAGGCATTCCCTAAAAAATCTAATTTACGAATAGAACATTGATTTAGTATTATACTTCTAATATCTGTATGAGCCTTAACATTTAATAATGCTTCAGGTAATACAAATGCAAGGTGTCCTCCAACAGCAAGATTTTTAATGCCCTGCTCTATAAATAGATCATAGGATTCTAAATTTTTACCCGAAGTAGATTTAAATATGGTTTTTAATATCGACTTTTTATCTTCAGAGTAGTCGTATCCCCATGGTGGATTACCGATAATGTAATGGTAGTTATTACTAATTTCAAACTCTGTAAGGTAATCAAGTTTGGTGATATGTTTGTTTATAGCTTCAATATTTGCTTCAAATTTTAATGCCATATTTAGTTTTGTAATCCTTACGCTAATGGCATCAATATCGTTTCCATAGATATTATCAAATGATACTGTATCTGGAAGTTGTAGCAAGAAATTTCCAGTCCCACAGCATGGATCAAGAATTCGTTCGTTTTCTTGGAAATCAAATTTGCTTATCAGTTGTTTGACAACCTTATTTGAGGTGTAATATGAGCCGGTAGCTTTTCTATTGCCTATATTTTTACATGAAATATAGATAAGACCGAGAATATCCTCTTGAAATTCATATTCATAAATCATCTCGAACAAAAAACTATTTTGCTCACAAAATAATATAGCAGTCTTATTATTATCTATTAGGTCTAGAATAAGTGAATCATGAATTCCAATAGAAATTTCTTGTCTTAAAAATTTCAA comes from the Erysipelotrichaceae bacterium 66202529 genome and includes:
- a CDS encoding N-6 DNA methylase; its protein translation is MDYISVKDAAIKFNISERRIQKLCETNRIAGCERVSGVWIIPSDAVKPMDDRITFIPDASDYLSLKDVCEELSISMATGRNWIKLGKLIPENSVAKKTYFAKEYISKLKTELQSGKNFALKSRRNKKFVSGNALYNSYVSENCINITVLQKLLALVSENEIELTESVIQYIVADCALHLFGNKNNFEWNNQNYLLLKFLRQEISIGIHDSLILDLIDNNKTAILFCEQNSFLFEMIYEYEFQEDILGLIYISCKNIGNRKATGSYYTSNKVVKQLISKFDFQENERILDPCCGTGNFLLQLPDTVSFDNIYGNDIDAISVRITKLNMALKFEANIEAINKHITKLDYLTEFEISNNYHYIIGNPPWGYDYSEDKKSILKTIFKSTSGKNLESYDLFIEQGIKNLAVGGHLAFVLPEALLNVKAHTDIRSIILNQCSIRKLDFLGNAFYGVQCPCIIMDLQYQNMPLTTIGMIVSNKNLTFTIKTERTITPDYFRFIASDEEYEILQKVRDVNSVCYLKDNSDFALGIVTGNNKKYISEIKTNENEMILKGADISKYHINKTSNYIVFKPENFQQIAPIEMYRAPEKLLYRFISNQLVFAYDNLQTLSLNSCNIVIPRFAQIKMKYVLAILNSRVAQFIFKKEFNSVKVLRSHIESIPIPFVDEQTQDKIIAVTDLLIGGLSSEQLYAKYDELDLLICELFQLTARDQRVIRQAVDGDNKFLE
- a CDS encoding restriction endonuclease subunit M; this translates as MKQLQHELDMLLSQTDADERIIEALKNEKAVFPFSIEGRILAYLISMRTISYDKYIELQNAYTKRNQYLDLFDMAPRTFGETWGEKHILNLFPALKKATKENISSMYPRFDGEFDLWLDGIRIEVKACRANNTSTRGSLASRAYLHSEAKKSSFKYHYQQLKLSCCDVFIWIGVCRDDLIYWVLTDKELLQTGKLGPQHRNENTGIAGAEVFEGQVFMTEEELAPFCVAENEVMNAVKRKGFNNILQ
- a CDS encoding helix-turn-helix domain-containing protein, whose protein sequence is MIQMDFGKTIKLIREGIGLSQEKFALSIGMDRTYYASVEAGKRNISLQNISKIANGFNLSLSELFTAMEELEERKKNLNG